A genome region from Rhizobium favelukesii includes the following:
- a CDS encoding FAD-dependent oxidoreductase — MRADILIVGGGLGGVAAALGACRAGRSVIMTEEFDWIGGQSTSQAVPSDEHTWVEQFGITRSYRKLRNGIRQYYRDNYPLTEGARAWGDLNPGAGWVSRICAEPRVSLAVMEAMLMSYRGAGRLKVLQPYRPVAADVEGDTVRSVTLRHRDTGNEIVVCADYVLDATELGDLLPMTGTEYVKGFEAQSDTGEPSAPCEAQPDNVQAVSVCFAVDHVDGDWTIDKPENYDYWRKYQPHFWGGPLLGFTAPHPRTLEFTTRSFTPNVDDDPLAVDADQRKGGGDENLWLFRRIAARRNFRPGFYQSDICFVNWPMIDYMDGTIIDVSEEEKAKHLKSAADLSYSVFYWLQTEAPRVDGGQGYRGLRLRGDITGTEHGLAMAPYIRESRRIKPVTRVVEQDMSYAVRAEKGAVNYRDSIGIGMYRIDLHPSTGGDNYIDVRSCPFEIPLGALLPQRVKNLIPAGKNIGTTHITNGCYRLHPVEWNVGEVAGMLAAYCLEKRLNPHQVQEDHGHLHDFQRELTREGIEIRWPDIAAY; from the coding sequence ATGCGAGCAGATATTCTGATAGTCGGCGGCGGTCTCGGTGGCGTGGCAGCCGCGCTTGGCGCCTGCCGGGCGGGACGCAGCGTCATCATGACCGAGGAATTCGACTGGATCGGTGGTCAATCGACCAGCCAGGCAGTGCCGTCCGACGAGCATACATGGGTCGAGCAGTTCGGGATTACCCGCTCCTATCGCAAGCTGCGCAACGGCATCCGCCAGTATTACCGTGACAACTATCCGTTGACCGAGGGTGCTCGTGCTTGGGGCGACCTCAATCCCGGCGCCGGCTGGGTGAGCCGGATCTGCGCCGAACCACGCGTCAGCCTCGCAGTCATGGAAGCCATGCTGATGTCCTATCGCGGTGCCGGTCGCCTCAAGGTGCTGCAGCCTTACCGGCCGGTCGCGGCGGATGTCGAGGGCGACACCGTCCGCTCCGTCACACTTCGCCATCGCGATACGGGCAACGAGATCGTCGTTTGCGCCGACTACGTTCTCGACGCGACCGAACTCGGCGACCTCCTGCCTATGACTGGTACGGAATATGTGAAAGGCTTCGAGGCACAGTCTGACACCGGCGAGCCGAGCGCGCCTTGCGAAGCGCAGCCGGACAATGTTCAGGCGGTGTCTGTATGCTTTGCCGTCGACCATGTGGACGGCGACTGGACAATCGACAAACCGGAAAACTACGACTACTGGCGCAAATACCAGCCGCATTTCTGGGGCGGGCCGCTGCTTGGCTTCACCGCGCCGCATCCGCGCACGCTGGAATTCACCACTCGCTCCTTCACCCCGAATGTCGATGACGATCCGCTAGCGGTCGACGCCGACCAGCGCAAGGGTGGGGGTGACGAGAATCTTTGGCTGTTCAGGCGCATTGCCGCACGCCGCAATTTTCGGCCTGGCTTCTATCAATCCGACATCTGCTTCGTGAACTGGCCGATGATCGACTACATGGACGGCACGATCATCGACGTGTCGGAGGAGGAAAAGGCCAAGCACCTGAAGTCCGCCGCCGATCTTTCCTACTCGGTCTTCTATTGGCTGCAGACGGAAGCGCCGCGCGTCGATGGCGGGCAGGGTTATCGCGGCCTTCGCCTGCGCGGCGATATCACCGGGACGGAACATGGGCTTGCCATGGCGCCCTATATCCGCGAGAGCCGTCGCATAAAGCCGGTCACCCGCGTCGTCGAGCAGGACATGTCCTATGCCGTGCGCGCCGAAAAGGGCGCGGTGAACTACCGTGACAGCATCGGCATCGGCATGTACCGCATCGACCTGCATCCCTCGACAGGGGGTGACAACTATATCGACGTGCGATCCTGCCCATTTGAGATTCCGCTTGGTGCATTGTTGCCCCAGCGGGTGAAGAACCTCATTCCAGCAGGCAAGAACATCGGCACCACCCACATCACCAATGGCTGCTACCGGCTGCATCCGGTCGAATGGAACGTCGGCGAAGTGGCAGGCATGCTCGCGGCCTATTGCTTGGAGAAACGGCTGAACCCTCATCAGGTCCAGGAAGACCATGGACATCTCCACGATTTCCAGCGCGAGCTCACCCGCGAAGGCATTGAAATCCGCTGGCCCGACATCGCGGCCTATTGA
- a CDS encoding sigma-70 family RNA polymerase sigma factor — MTTAYSEEALKALMLLALDGDEAAYRRLLTALRVLLVGYYSRRMAAATKADMEDLVQETLLALHSRRSTYDRKRPFTAWFFSIARYKLIDHHRGRGGRRLTETELGEEIESDFSEDTLTARMDVERLLDGLSPKQRELIRQVKLEGQSVADTANRTGQSESAVKVSIHRALKALGERLRGAS, encoded by the coding sequence ATGACGACTGCTTATTCGGAAGAAGCGCTGAAAGCATTGATGCTTCTGGCCCTTGACGGGGACGAGGCCGCCTATCGGCGTTTGCTGACCGCTTTGCGCGTGCTGCTTGTCGGTTACTACAGCCGCAGGATGGCTGCGGCGACGAAAGCGGATATGGAAGACCTGGTCCAGGAGACATTGCTGGCACTGCATTCTCGCCGGTCCACTTACGACCGAAAAAGACCCTTCACGGCCTGGTTCTTCTCGATCGCCCGCTACAAGCTGATAGACCATCATCGCGGCCGCGGTGGACGTCGGCTGACCGAAACCGAGCTTGGCGAGGAGATCGAAAGTGACTTCAGCGAGGATACGCTGACCGCCCGCATGGATGTCGAGCGATTGCTCGACGGGTTGTCACCGAAACAGCGGGAGCTGATCCGGCAGGTGAAACTGGAGGGCCAGTCGGTCGCCGACACGGCAAACCGCACCGGGCAGTCTGAATCAGCGGTAAAAGTCAGCATCCATCGGGCACTCAAGGCGCTCGGGGAGAGATTGCGAGGCGCATCGTGA
- a CDS encoding NrsF family protein — protein MTKMDDIIESLVSDLKPVPRNAPWRRFAVGIAPALGLSLLLMLTILGLRVDMPEVLMLPVFWIKSIYNALIAVASFLTLYQLYRPDGSEGRFFGLLTTIFAAMAAVAAIQLMMAPIETYHALILGSSALHCPLLIFGFAMPVYAGTIWALRGGAPIDLRLTGLVAGIAAGAAGAWVYSWFCTENGMPFVLIWYSLGILLTGALGIFTGPRLLRW, from the coding sequence GTGACAAAGATGGACGACATCATCGAAAGCCTGGTCAGCGACCTGAAGCCGGTGCCGCGCAATGCGCCATGGCGCCGCTTCGCGGTTGGCATAGCTCCGGCCCTCGGGCTCTCCCTGCTGCTGATGCTGACCATCCTCGGTCTGCGGGTCGATATGCCCGAAGTGCTGATGCTGCCAGTCTTCTGGATCAAATCGATCTATAATGCATTGATTGCCGTGGCGTCCTTCCTCACTCTCTATCAGCTTTACCGCCCCGACGGTTCTGAAGGTCGCTTTTTCGGTTTGCTTACCACGATCTTCGCCGCCATGGCCGCGGTCGCAGCCATCCAGCTCATGATGGCCCCCATCGAGACTTACCACGCGCTGATCCTCGGTTCTTCGGCACTCCATTGCCCGCTTCTCATATTCGGCTTCGCGATGCCCGTTTATGCAGGGACGATCTGGGCACTGCGCGGCGGCGCACCCATCGATCTGCGGCTAACCGGGCTCGTTGCCGGTATAGCCGCAGGGGCAGCCGGCGCCTGGGTCTATTCCTGGTTCTGCACCGAGAACGGCATGCCCTTCGTGCTGATCTGGTACTCACTTGGCATCCTGCTGACCGGCGCGCTCGGCATCTTCACCGGTCCTCGGCTGCTCCGCTGGTAG
- a CDS encoding carbohydrate ABC transporter permease gives MKAELSPRLKTLLYGLMCVLLIPFVFPTWWMVTSSVKPISDIFAFPPRLIPQSYDWTTYSKVFELQPFVKQYWNSAYIAAVVTVGTMVVSSMAGYAFARIKFPFANAIFMIVLLGLLIPSEVTIVPLFQMFLKAGMVNTHWPLILVPIFGAPSVFATFVMRQFFVTLPAELEEAARVDGLGRFKIFQKIALPLARPALASVAIFTFLHSWNLFLEPIVFLSSADKFTLPQALTQYTDAYGGPMWNIQLAAATLTALPVLIVFIIAQKQFVEGLAHTGLKG, from the coding sequence ATGAAAGCTGAACTCTCTCCGCGTCTGAAAACGCTTCTCTACGGGCTGATGTGCGTGCTGCTCATCCCCTTCGTCTTCCCGACCTGGTGGATGGTGACATCCTCCGTGAAGCCGATCAGCGACATCTTCGCCTTTCCGCCGCGGCTCATCCCGCAGAGTTACGACTGGACGACCTACAGCAAGGTGTTCGAACTGCAGCCCTTCGTGAAGCAATACTGGAATTCGGCCTATATCGCCGCGGTTGTGACGGTTGGTACCATGGTCGTCTCCTCGATGGCGGGCTACGCTTTTGCGCGGATCAAGTTTCCCTTCGCCAACGCGATTTTCATGATCGTGTTGCTCGGCCTTCTCATTCCGTCAGAAGTGACCATCGTGCCGCTCTTCCAGATGTTCCTGAAGGCGGGCATGGTGAACACCCACTGGCCGTTGATCCTTGTGCCGATCTTCGGAGCGCCGAGCGTTTTTGCCACCTTCGTGATGCGGCAGTTTTTCGTGACACTGCCGGCGGAGCTGGAGGAGGCGGCGCGCGTCGATGGCCTCGGCCGCTTCAAGATTTTTCAAAAGATCGCACTGCCGCTGGCCAGGCCAGCGCTTGCATCGGTCGCGATCTTCACCTTCCTGCATTCCTGGAACCTGTTCCTCGAACCGATCGTGTTTCTCTCAAGTGCCGACAAGTTCACCCTGCCGCAGGCTCTCACCCAATACACCGACGCCTATGGTGGTCCCATGTGGAACATCCAGCTCGCTGCCGCAACGCTGACGGCGCTCCCCGTTCTCATCGTCTTCATCATCGCGCAGAAGCAATTCGTCGAAGGGCTCGCGCATACCGGCCTCAAGGGCTGA
- a CDS encoding MEKHLA domain-containing protein, with the protein MEDLHPKSAGLATDLEFFKLLTGSFQRLVGKPLVPSEQGPDWLYRAAPFVVLAHNTDPDPLFVYANIAAQTRFGYTWDEFTKLPSRLSAEAPDRQERQRLLDAVARQGYIADYRGLRVTKSGKHFWVENGIVWQLVDEHGRTSGQAATFSSWTDV; encoded by the coding sequence ATGGAAGATCTGCACCCCAAGTCGGCCGGTCTGGCCACTGACTTAGAATTCTTCAAACTGTTGACCGGTAGCTTTCAGCGGCTCGTCGGCAAGCCGCTTGTTCCGTCGGAGCAAGGCCCGGACTGGCTCTATCGTGCAGCGCCTTTTGTCGTTCTGGCCCACAATACTGATCCTGATCCGCTCTTCGTTTATGCCAACATCGCCGCCCAGACGCGCTTCGGATATACGTGGGACGAGTTCACGAAGCTGCCGTCGCGATTGTCCGCTGAGGCGCCTGACCGACAGGAGCGGCAGCGGCTCCTCGATGCGGTGGCACGGCAGGGCTACATTGCCGACTACCGAGGGCTGCGCGTCACCAAATCTGGAAAGCACTTCTGGGTGGAGAATGGAATTGTTTGGCAGCTTGTCGATGAGCACGGCAGGACAAGCGGCCAGGCCGCAACTTTTTCCAGCTGGACCGACGTCTAA
- a CDS encoding molybdopterin-dependent oxidoreductase gives MSRLITRRRFLIGSTLTASALGLSGCDALVQSDRTKSVLKIAEGLSMKTQRFLLGDNALAREFSEADLSPVFRSNGTSMPDNPRYLDWMGRQFVNWRLEVGGLVEKPSQFSLAQLKAMPSRTQITRHDCVEGWSAIGKWMGLPLGVLLQTVGLKPEARYIVFHCADEYEKTLDGNGWYYESVDLVDAFHPQTILAYSMNGRDLEVAHGAPLRLRVERQLGYKQAKYLTRIEAVADLGQLYGGNGGFWEDRGYEWYAGI, from the coding sequence ATGAGCCGCCTTATTACCCGCCGCCGCTTCCTGATCGGTTCGACCCTGACCGCTTCTGCACTGGGCTTGAGCGGTTGCGACGCATTGGTTCAAAGCGACCGGACGAAGTCGGTCCTGAAGATCGCCGAGGGTCTCAGCATGAAGACACAGCGCTTCCTGCTCGGCGACAATGCGCTCGCCCGTGAATTCAGCGAGGCGGATCTCTCGCCTGTCTTTCGCTCGAACGGCACCAGCATGCCGGATAACCCGCGATATCTCGACTGGATGGGTCGCCAGTTCGTGAACTGGAGGCTGGAAGTCGGTGGACTGGTCGAAAAACCATCGCAGTTCTCGCTTGCGCAGCTGAAGGCGATGCCATCGCGCACACAGATCACCCGGCACGACTGCGTGGAAGGCTGGAGCGCGATCGGCAAATGGATGGGCCTCCCGCTTGGCGTCCTGCTGCAAACAGTCGGGCTGAAGCCTGAGGCGCGCTACATCGTATTCCACTGCGCGGATGAATACGAAAAGACGTTGGACGGCAACGGCTGGTACTATGAGAGTGTCGATCTGGTCGATGCCTTCCATCCGCAGACGATCCTCGCCTACTCGATGAACGGCCGCGATCTTGAAGTGGCGCATGGAGCCCCGTTGAGGCTAAGGGTCGAGCGGCAACTCGGTTACAAGCAGGCGAAATATCTGACCCGCATCGAGGCGGTCGCGGACCTCGGCCAACTTTACGGCGGCAATGGTGGTTTCTGGGAGGATCGCGGCTATGAATGGTATGCCGGGATATGA
- a CDS encoding OpgC family protein, whose translation MPYPATVSAGRDPRLDFFRGVALVMIFINHVPGNFLEGITSKNFGFSDAAEAFVLMSGMSAGLAYSSAYARDRVQAIARVLRRARHLYGVHLLTTGLAVIILMSGHHFVGTAALSDRVNLEAYLSAPWMTTLGVVAMTHQLGYFNILPLYILLLAATPVFLAIASSSRSALLTVSVGVWVVAGLYNINLPNFPTEGMWFLNPFSWQLIFCIGLCAGMASKRRETFVGYNSALMFASLAYLAFSLFVIQGQRYDLTNWGDHPAILVGFDKGILPLPRLLHVLALTYVISQFGVFWRIAADTRLGAVTLLGKQGLAVFAWGSLICIVLQVIREAYTVPLLLDAATLAAGLAAQYGVANHLQQAKISSRGGPVHAT comes from the coding sequence ATGCCTTATCCTGCCACTGTATCGGCCGGCCGTGATCCGCGTCTTGATTTCTTTCGTGGCGTTGCCTTGGTCATGATTTTCATCAATCACGTGCCGGGCAATTTCCTTGAAGGCATCACCTCGAAGAATTTCGGTTTTTCCGATGCAGCCGAAGCCTTCGTGTTAATGTCAGGGATGTCCGCCGGGCTGGCCTATTCGAGTGCCTACGCGCGGGACCGCGTGCAAGCAATTGCCCGTGTCCTTCGCCGCGCACGGCACCTCTATGGCGTCCACCTACTGACGACGGGCTTGGCGGTTATCATTCTCATGAGCGGTCACCACTTCGTGGGAACCGCTGCGCTGTCAGATCGTGTCAACCTAGAAGCTTATCTGAGCGCTCCGTGGATGACGACCCTTGGCGTCGTGGCGATGACGCACCAGCTCGGCTACTTCAATATTCTGCCTCTATACATTCTGCTGCTCGCCGCTACACCAGTCTTTCTGGCAATCGCCTCGTCCAGCCGATCCGCCCTATTGACTGTGTCGGTGGGCGTCTGGGTAGTCGCGGGCCTCTACAACATCAACCTTCCCAACTTTCCGACCGAAGGGATGTGGTTTCTCAATCCATTCTCCTGGCAGTTGATCTTCTGCATCGGCCTTTGCGCCGGTATGGCATCGAAGAGACGAGAGACGTTCGTCGGATACAATTCGGCGCTCATGTTCGCGTCACTGGCCTATCTTGCTTTCTCGTTGTTCGTTATCCAGGGGCAACGCTACGATCTGACGAACTGGGGAGATCATCCTGCAATCCTCGTTGGCTTTGACAAGGGTATCCTGCCTCTGCCCCGCCTTCTCCACGTGCTGGCCCTGACCTACGTCATCTCACAGTTTGGGGTCTTTTGGCGGATTGCCGCTGACACACGCCTTGGCGCTGTTACGCTTCTTGGAAAGCAGGGACTGGCAGTCTTTGCATGGGGGTCGTTGATCTGCATAGTTCTACAGGTCATTCGCGAGGCATATACGGTTCCGCTGCTACTCGACGCGGCGACGCTCGCGGCTGGGCTGGCGGCTCAATATGGCGTCGCCAACCACCTGCAGCAGGCCAAGATATCCTCCCGCGGCGGCCCGGTGCACGCGACATAG
- a CDS encoding carbohydrate ABC transporter permease, with protein MAVAQDNAIPERRSSSPFWTIARRDSLAGFLFIAPQLIGVIVFVLIPLGLVFWYSLHEWNVLANTFTYTGAQNYQMLIEDTNLLAVLGATGIFSAGLVVFNLSLALLLAVLLNQKLAGITIFRTLFFSPVVVSLVAWTIVWGFLLQKNGGINGMLQVLGIEGPNWLREETTAMISVIVVQVFKNVGLNMILFLAALQGVPNELYEAARIDGAPRFKQFRRITLPLISPTILLTSIITIVGSLQVFAQIAVLTQGGPGISTTVLVYYLYQQAFQFHLFGYGSTLSIVLFVIVAVLTFAQWQMRKRIVFYES; from the coding sequence ATGGCTGTCGCGCAGGATAACGCAATTCCGGAGCGCCGCTCCTCGTCGCCGTTCTGGACGATCGCGCGGCGTGACAGCCTCGCCGGTTTCCTCTTCATCGCCCCGCAGCTGATCGGCGTCATCGTCTTCGTGCTGATCCCGCTGGGGCTTGTCTTCTGGTATTCGCTGCACGAGTGGAACGTGCTTGCCAATACCTTCACCTATACGGGTGCGCAGAACTACCAGATGCTGATCGAGGATACCAACCTCCTCGCAGTGCTGGGCGCGACCGGCATCTTTTCCGCCGGACTCGTCGTTTTCAACCTGTCGCTGGCGCTGCTGCTAGCGGTTCTTCTGAACCAGAAGCTCGCCGGCATTACCATCTTCCGCACTCTGTTCTTTTCGCCGGTCGTCGTGTCGCTGGTCGCCTGGACGATCGTATGGGGCTTCCTGCTGCAGAAGAATGGCGGCATCAACGGCATGTTGCAGGTCCTCGGCATCGAGGGACCGAACTGGCTGCGCGAGGAAACCACCGCAATGATCTCGGTCATCGTCGTACAAGTCTTCAAGAATGTCGGCCTCAACATGATCCTGTTCCTCGCGGCGCTGCAGGGCGTGCCGAACGAACTCTATGAGGCCGCCCGCATCGATGGTGCGCCGCGCTTCAAGCAGTTCCGTCGCATCACCCTACCGCTGATCAGCCCGACCATCCTGCTTACCTCGATCATCACCATCGTCGGGTCGCTGCAGGTCTTCGCGCAGATCGCGGTGCTGACCCAGGGTGGGCCGGGCATATCGACGACGGTGCTCGTCTACTACCTCTATCAACAGGCCTTCCAGTTCCATCTCTTCGGCTACGGCTCGACTCTGTCGATCGTGCTCTTCGTGATCGTCGCCGTCCTGACCTTCGCCCAATGGCAGATGCGCAAGAGGATTGTCTTCTATGAAAGCTGA
- a CDS encoding LacI family DNA-binding transcriptional regulator, which produces MAGPKRLTQHDIAKLAGVSQATVSLVLNGTPTALARIPQETRERVQHVIRATGYVADPIARRMAKGLNRILGVFTYEPAFPSEQADFFTPFLLGIEEEAQAQNYDLLLLTGAGVGRERKIFADGNRLRIADGCLVLGREFDRAELKRLVSGDYPFVAIGRREDAGGPVPYVGGDYTTGTRALVEKARALGHEKLAYVGPSGSAESVVDRWHGFAEAISEGAELVLHVDDVRRSAGEILDAIITCGATAVFFVELADAVRVEAVARERGLSLPGDFSAVVLGSHVRAERSHVQFTSFSIPREEMGRKATTMLVRRIEGAVPIEQILLTCEPVEGETLGPAKKRN; this is translated from the coding sequence GTGGCAGGCCCTAAGCGATTGACTCAGCACGATATTGCAAAGCTTGCCGGCGTTAGCCAGGCAACCGTATCACTTGTGTTGAACGGCACCCCGACAGCCCTGGCGCGCATTCCTCAAGAAACTCGCGAGCGCGTCCAGCACGTCATCCGCGCGACTGGTTACGTTGCGGATCCGATTGCCCGACGCATGGCCAAGGGCCTCAACCGTATCCTCGGCGTCTTCACCTATGAACCAGCTTTCCCGAGCGAGCAGGCGGACTTCTTCACACCTTTCCTGCTCGGCATCGAGGAGGAGGCGCAGGCCCAGAACTACGACCTGCTGCTTCTGACCGGCGCCGGCGTCGGCCGGGAGCGCAAGATTTTTGCCGACGGCAACCGGTTGAGGATCGCCGACGGCTGCCTCGTGCTCGGCCGCGAATTCGACCGCGCGGAACTCAAGCGGCTGGTTTCCGGCGATTATCCCTTCGTGGCGATCGGCCGACGTGAGGACGCTGGCGGACCCGTTCCCTACGTTGGCGGCGACTACACGACCGGCACCCGCGCGCTGGTCGAAAAGGCGAGGGCGCTTGGACACGAGAAGTTGGCTTATGTCGGCCCCAGCGGATCGGCCGAATCCGTCGTCGACCGCTGGCACGGCTTTGCCGAGGCGATCAGCGAGGGCGCCGAGCTGGTCTTGCATGTCGACGATGTCCGCAGGTCGGCCGGCGAAATTCTCGATGCCATTATTACGTGCGGTGCGACCGCCGTCTTCTTCGTGGAACTGGCGGACGCGGTGCGCGTCGAGGCGGTGGCTCGCGAGCGAGGCTTGTCCTTGCCGGGTGATTTTTCCGCTGTCGTGCTCGGCAGCCACGTGCGGGCCGAACGCAGCCATGTGCAGTTCACCTCCTTCAGTATTCCACGCGAGGAAATGGGCCGGAAGGCGACCACCATGCTGGTGCGTCGCATCGAGGGTGCGGTCCCGATCGAGCAAATTCTTCTGACCTGTGAACCGGTCGAGGGCGAAACCCTCGGGCCCGCAAAGAAACGGAATTGA
- a CDS encoding pentapeptide MXKDX repeat protein, whose protein sequence is MTKLLSSLAAYMFVVGLSLAGAASAEDAMKSDAMKTDNMQSSAMSKDAMKSSTKTDCMHKAGMEKDAMKKADMMKACDAMK, encoded by the coding sequence ATGACCAAGCTTCTTTCCAGCCTTGCAGCCTACATGTTCGTCGTCGGGCTTTCGCTCGCCGGTGCCGCGTCGGCTGAGGACGCCATGAAGTCCGACGCGATGAAGACGGACAATATGCAGAGCAGTGCAATGTCGAAGGACGCCATGAAGTCGAGCACAAAGACGGACTGCATGCACAAGGCCGGTATGGAAAAGGACGCGATGAAAAAGGCCGACATGATGAAGGCCTGCGACGCGATGAAGTAA
- a CDS encoding ABC transporter ATP-binding protein, with amino-acid sequence MAEVTLSRVRKSYGAIDIIHGVDLGINDGEFVVLVGPSGCGKSTLLRMIAGLETITGGDIRIGGRVVNDLDPKDRDIAMVFQNYALYPHMTVATNMGFSLEHRGTGKVAIAERVKWAADILGLSHLLDRYPRQLSGGQRQRVAMGRAIVRDPQVFLFDEPLSNLDAKLRVVMRGEIKSLHQKLKTTTIYVTHDQVEAMTMADTIVVLNGGCVEQIGAPLDLYDRPANQFVAGFIGSPAMNFLTGTITSSGFAAPGILLPLPEAAHEFRDRKVVYGIRPEHFALDDNGVPAQVILVEPMGSETQVTMKLGDTTVSGVFRERVSLSPGATIRLRPELANIHLFAADGGQRMN; translated from the coding sequence ATGGCTGAAGTTACCCTTTCCCGCGTCCGCAAGAGCTACGGCGCCATCGACATCATCCACGGCGTCGACCTCGGAATCAACGACGGCGAGTTCGTCGTACTTGTCGGTCCGTCCGGCTGCGGCAAGTCCACGCTGCTCCGGATGATCGCCGGGCTTGAGACGATCACCGGCGGCGACATCCGAATTGGCGGACGCGTGGTCAACGACCTCGATCCCAAGGATCGCGATATCGCCATGGTTTTCCAGAATTATGCGCTCTACCCGCATATGACGGTCGCGACGAATATGGGGTTTTCGCTGGAGCATCGCGGCACCGGCAAGGTCGCGATCGCGGAGCGGGTGAAGTGGGCGGCGGATATCCTTGGACTGTCGCATCTGCTCGACCGTTATCCGCGCCAGCTTTCGGGCGGCCAACGGCAGCGCGTCGCCATGGGCCGGGCGATCGTCCGCGACCCGCAAGTGTTTCTGTTCGACGAGCCGCTCTCGAACCTCGATGCCAAGTTGCGCGTCGTGATGCGCGGTGAAATCAAGAGCCTGCACCAGAAGCTTAAGACCACGACCATCTACGTTACCCATGACCAGGTGGAGGCGATGACCATGGCCGACACGATCGTGGTGCTGAACGGCGGCTGCGTGGAGCAGATCGGAGCTCCGCTCGATCTCTACGACCGGCCCGCCAACCAGTTCGTGGCGGGTTTCATCGGGTCGCCGGCCATGAATTTTCTGACCGGTACGATCACCTCAAGCGGTTTTGCCGCACCAGGTATCCTGCTGCCACTGCCAGAGGCGGCGCATGAGTTCAGGGACCGCAAGGTGGTCTACGGCATTCGTCCCGAGCATTTCGCCCTCGACGACAACGGCGTGCCCGCGCAAGTCATCCTCGTCGAGCCAATGGGTTCGGAAACTCAGGTGACGATGAAGCTCGGCGATACGACGGTCAGCGGCGTTTTCCGCGAGCGCGTGTCGCTGTCGCCTGGCGCGACGATCCGCCTGCGACCGGAACTCGCCAACATCCATCTCTTCGCAGCCGATGGTGGCCAGCGGATGAATTGA
- a CDS encoding ABC transporter substrate-binding protein, translating to MDYYKRLKSAVAALAIAVPLAGSGIAKAQEAVNLRMTIWSANEAHLKLFNEIAAGFKKDHPNVTMTYESLPFDTYTTALTTQIAGGNAPDMAWIFETAAYDFVNSGALYPLTDTLKAAKGYNLDELSGTAAERWSKDGKLYAYPFSTSPFAMFVNNDVIKAAGAKTPAELIAAGQWTWDNAIATASAVGQTGKGGLIVRDFNYQIWQNLASVWNGWGASPWSADGKTCTMTEKPMVDALTTIHEAIFKKKAMPGPGENVDFFAGDAAMTITQISRASLLPKDKPFSWDLVPLPKGPAGDYALIGQAGIGVMQAGKNAKTAAEYIAYMTNPENSAKLSQFFPSARKSLLNAEVLKKSNPLLSQEQLDKVVISGIATGKVIPGHTGFAQIQQAVRAGLDAVWRPDVDIPGTLQQICGQIGPLLKR from the coding sequence ATGGACTATTACAAGAGACTCAAATCGGCCGTGGCGGCGCTTGCCATCGCCGTGCCGCTTGCCGGGAGCGGCATCGCAAAGGCGCAGGAAGCGGTCAACCTGCGCATGACCATCTGGAGCGCCAACGAGGCGCATCTCAAACTCTTCAACGAAATCGCCGCGGGCTTCAAGAAAGACCATCCGAATGTCACGATGACCTACGAGTCGCTGCCGTTCGACACCTATACGACGGCGCTCACCACTCAGATTGCCGGCGGCAATGCGCCGGACATGGCCTGGATATTCGAAACCGCGGCCTATGACTTCGTCAATTCTGGCGCGCTTTATCCGCTGACCGACACGCTGAAGGCAGCCAAGGGTTATAACCTCGACGAACTAAGCGGCACGGCCGCCGAGCGGTGGTCGAAGGACGGCAAGCTTTATGCCTATCCTTTCTCGACCTCGCCATTCGCGATGTTCGTCAACAACGACGTCATTAAGGCGGCCGGCGCCAAGACGCCCGCCGAATTGATCGCCGCCGGGCAGTGGACCTGGGATAACGCGATCGCCACTGCCTCGGCCGTCGGCCAGACGGGCAAGGGCGGCCTGATCGTGCGCGACTTCAACTACCAGATCTGGCAGAATCTCGCCTCCGTCTGGAACGGATGGGGCGCCTCGCCCTGGAGCGCAGACGGCAAGACATGCACGATGACCGAAAAGCCGATGGTCGACGCGCTGACCACCATCCACGAGGCGATCTTCAAGAAGAAGGCGATGCCAGGGCCTGGTGAGAACGTCGATTTCTTTGCCGGCGATGCGGCCATGACCATCACCCAGATCAGCCGCGCCTCGCTGCTGCCGAAGGATAAGCCCTTCTCCTGGGATCTCGTGCCACTTCCGAAGGGACCGGCCGGTGATTACGCCCTGATCGGCCAGGCAGGTATCGGCGTGATGCAGGCCGGCAAGAACGCCAAGACGGCAGCCGAATACATCGCTTACATGACGAACCCGGAAAACTCGGCCAAGCTCAGCCAGTTCTTCCCGTCGGCCCGCAAGTCTCTGCTCAATGCCGAAGTGCTGAAGAAGAGCAATCCGTTGCTCAGCCAGGAACAGCTCGACAAGGTCGTCATCTCGGGCATCGCGACGGGCAAGGTCATCCCCGGCCATACAGGCTTCGCGCAGATCCAGCAGGCGGTTCGCGCCGGCCTCGATGCCGTCTGGCGTCCGGATGTGGATATTCCGGGCACGCTCCAGCAGATTTGCGGCCAGATCGGCCCGCTCTTGAAGCGCTGA